In Phlebotomus papatasi isolate M1 chromosome 1, Ppap_2.1, whole genome shotgun sequence, the following proteins share a genomic window:
- the LOC129798993 gene encoding uncharacterized protein LOC129798993: MVSLKFIGGFVCLFAIVAAQDSSGTHSSVLRSLRKVYSQCEDSSDLVRCLKVQAVKLTDRALKLPSIKLVDGLAVVRKADKPQEVSRSFDSSESLPGHKLDEILAQKTREFMESHELKVNVPRLLAYGQTEGARFVEEGRKKMKKYYGPFMGALAIKTGILTMAYHSIAIVAGKALIIGKIALIISAIIGLKKLVTPEGHEKTTYEIVKHPHISQSHSYSSSHGEFEGHESGGQYHRSLGSGDLMMQDRAYRAHVPRV, translated from the coding sequence ATGGTGTCGCTGAAGTTTATCGGTGGCTTTGTATGTTTGTTTGCCATAGTGGCGGCACAGGACAGTAGTGGAACGCACTCGAGCGTCTTGAGGTCCCTGCGAAAAGTGTACAGTCAGTGTGAGGATAGTTCGGACTTGGTGCGCTGTTTAAAGGTGCAGGCGGTCAAGCTCACGGATCGGGCACTTAAGTTGCCCAGCATCAAGTTGGTCGATGGCCTTGCGGTGGTGCGAAAAGCTGACAAACCTCAGGAAGTTTCGCGTTCTTTTGACTCCTCTGAGTCCCTGCCCGGACACAAGCTGGACGAGATCCTAGCACAGAAGACCAGGGAATTCATGGAGTCACATGAGCTGAAAGTCAATGTACCCAGGCTACTGGCCTATGGTCAGACCGAAGGTGCACGCTTCGTTGAGGAGGGACGAAAGAAGATGAAGAAATACTACGGACCTTTCATGGGCGCACTCGCTATCAAGACGGGCATTCTCACCATGGCATACCACTCCATTGCAATTGTTGCCGGTAAGGCTCTCATCATCGGTAAAATTGCCCTCATCATCAGTGCAATCATTGGACTGAAGAAACTGGTGACACCAGAAGGACACGAGAAGACAACATACGAAATCGTTAAACACCCCCACATTTCTCAGAGCCACAGTTACTCGTCTAGTCATGGGGAGTTTGAGGGACATGAATCAGGTGGCCAATACCACAGGAGTCTCGGCTCGGGTGACTTGATGATGCAAGATCGCGCCTACAGAGCCCATGTGCCACGAGTCTAA